One window from the genome of Natronomonas pharaonis DSM 2160 encodes:
- a CDS encoding LSM domain-containing protein has product MSNRPLDVLEETLGAEVHVTLKGGETYEGTLSGYDQHMNLVLEEGDNVTIIRGDNVVSIEP; this is encoded by the coding sequence ATGTCGAACCGTCCACTCGATGTTCTCGAAGAGACGCTCGGTGCGGAAGTACACGTGACGCTGAAAGGCGGCGAGACCTACGAGGGAACGCTTTCCGGCTACGACCAGCATATGAACCTCGTCTTGGAGGAAGGCGACAACGTAACCATTATCCGCGGTGACAACGTCGTCTCGATAGAACCATGA
- a CDS encoding zinc-dependent metalloprotease, whose protein sequence is MSLFRAACAVADAEGDGAIDWSAVGNAARSATDSGELSLSTAERQGYADDVADARDGIRAAAGVDFDLPDTVQVQTRHHWIDANVDTFQRLLGPLEAQVSATPSLARTANTGSMAVTLGFLARNVLGQYDPLLLGDDDHELYFVHPNIEAVADALEVDRDRFRRWIAFHEVAHAAEFGSAPWLADHLESQMEAAVSDLASGSLDRDALGELNVTMTAVEGYAELVMDRAFDDEYADLRAKLDARRQEAGPVSRLVRRLLGFGMKRRQYERGKAFFDAIADERGVAGAAAVWEHPENLPTDDELDAPEAWLARVD, encoded by the coding sequence GTGAGTCTCTTCCGCGCCGCGTGTGCCGTCGCCGACGCCGAGGGCGACGGTGCCATCGACTGGAGCGCCGTCGGGAACGCCGCCCGCTCGGCGACCGACTCGGGTGAGCTATCCCTTTCGACCGCCGAACGGCAGGGCTATGCCGACGACGTTGCCGACGCCCGCGACGGTATCCGGGCGGCCGCTGGCGTCGATTTCGATTTGCCCGACACCGTTCAGGTACAGACCCGTCATCACTGGATAGACGCCAACGTCGACACGTTCCAGCGGCTTCTCGGACCGCTTGAAGCACAGGTGTCGGCGACGCCGTCGCTGGCACGCACCGCCAACACCGGTTCGATGGCGGTCACACTCGGCTTTCTCGCCCGGAACGTCCTCGGGCAGTACGACCCGCTGTTGCTCGGCGACGACGACCACGAACTCTACTTCGTCCACCCGAACATCGAGGCCGTCGCCGACGCTCTCGAAGTCGACCGCGACCGGTTCCGTCGCTGGATCGCGTTCCACGAGGTCGCCCACGCCGCCGAATTCGGCTCGGCCCCGTGGCTCGCAGACCACCTCGAATCGCAGATGGAAGCCGCCGTCTCGGATCTGGCGTCGGGAAGCCTCGACCGCGATGCTCTCGGTGAACTCAACGTCACGATGACGGCGGTGGAAGGATACGCTGAACTCGTCATGGACCGTGCGTTCGACGACGAGTATGCGGACCTGCGGGCGAAGCTCGATGCCCGGCGACAGGAGGCAGGTCCCGTCTCGCGACTCGTCCGTCGGCTGCTCGGCTTCGGCATGAAACGCCGCCAGTACGAGCGCGGCAAGGCGTTTTTCGATGCCATCGCCGACGAGCGGGGTGTCGCCGGGGCCGCTGCGGTCTGGGAGCACCCGGAGAACCTCCCGACCGACGACGAACTGGACGCCCCCGAGGCGTGGCTCGCCCGAGTCGATTGA
- a CDS encoding M20/M25/M40 family metallo-hydrolase, translating to MDETRRAFLDELLSESTPSGFETAGQRRWLDYVSEFADETRVDDYGNAVAVYEGDPDAPSIAVAGHSDEIGLMVRDITDDGFLKLTRIGGSDRTVTRGKHVTVHADDGPVSGVIGQVAIHLRDTGSEEYDDINEQYVDIGVEDGDRAEELVDIGDPITLNTEIADLEDSRVAARGMDNRVGVWTAAEAFRRAVEQEPDATIYAVSTVQEEVGLKGAQMVGFDVAPDAAIAADVTHATDQPESPGDKGSGIELGSGPAVARGSTNHPKLVEAARTAADDADIDIQLAAAGSRTGTDADAFYISRGGIPSLNLGLPNRYMHTPVEVIDLDDLDAAADLLAAVAARADEFAPFSVDI from the coding sequence ATGGACGAGACGCGACGAGCGTTCCTCGATGAGTTGCTTTCGGAGTCGACTCCCTCCGGATTCGAAACCGCTGGCCAGCGCCGCTGGCTCGACTACGTCTCGGAGTTCGCCGACGAGACGCGCGTCGATGACTACGGCAACGCGGTCGCGGTTTACGAAGGCGACCCCGACGCCCCGTCGATTGCGGTCGCCGGCCACAGCGACGAAATCGGGCTGATGGTCAGAGACATCACCGACGACGGGTTCCTGAAGCTGACGCGCATCGGCGGTTCCGACCGGACGGTCACTCGCGGCAAACACGTTACCGTACACGCCGACGACGGCCCCGTCTCGGGTGTTATCGGACAGGTCGCTATCCACCTCAGAGACACCGGCAGCGAGGAGTACGACGACATCAACGAGCAGTACGTCGACATCGGTGTCGAGGACGGCGACCGCGCCGAAGAACTGGTCGATATCGGCGACCCAATCACGCTCAACACCGAAATCGCGGACCTCGAAGACAGTCGGGTCGCCGCCCGTGGCATGGACAACCGGGTCGGCGTCTGGACGGCCGCCGAGGCGTTCCGCCGAGCGGTCGAACAGGAGCCGGACGCGACCATCTATGCCGTCTCGACAGTTCAAGAGGAGGTTGGCCTCAAGGGTGCCCAGATGGTCGGTTTCGATGTGGCACCTGATGCGGCTATCGCCGCCGACGTGACACACGCGACCGACCAGCCCGAGTCGCCGGGCGACAAGGGCAGCGGCATCGAACTTGGTTCGGGACCCGCCGTCGCCCGCGGGAGCACCAACCATCCGAAGCTCGTCGAAGCAGCACGCACAGCAGCCGATGATGCGGATATCGACATCCAACTGGCAGCCGCGGGGAGCCGAACCGGGACTGACGCCGATGCCTTCTACATCAGCCGCGGCGGTATCCCGTCGCTGAACCTCGGTCTGCCCAACCGCTATATGCACACGCCGGTCGAGGTCATCGACCTCGACGACTTGGATGCCGCTGCGGACCTGCTCGCGGCCGTCGCTGCACGGGCCGACGAGTTCGCGCCGTTCAGCGTCGACATCTGA
- a CDS encoding 50S ribosomal protein L37e, which produces MTGAGTPSQGKKNKTTHVKCRRCGEKSYHKQKKVCASCGFGKSAKRRDYAWQSKQGE; this is translated from the coding sequence ATGACTGGCGCCGGGACCCCGAGCCAAGGCAAGAAGAACAAGACGACGCACGTCAAATGCCGACGCTGCGGCGAAAAGTCCTACCACAAGCAGAAGAAGGTCTGTGCCTCCTGCGGCTTCGGCAAGAGCGCGAAACGACGCGACTACGCCTGGCAGTCGAAGCAGGGCGAGTAA
- a CDS encoding UPF0058 family protein — protein MKKQELIHLHGLLAEVCNHYEQIAECNVEHAKYTELGVRPTSIHKSKTDHKAAVFALADGITEEMESETETAVSAAAD, from the coding sequence ATGAAGAAGCAGGAGCTCATTCATCTCCACGGCCTGCTTGCAGAGGTATGCAACCACTACGAGCAGATTGCAGAGTGTAACGTCGAACACGCTAAATACACCGAACTCGGCGTCCGGCCGACATCGATCCACAAATCGAAGACCGACCACAAGGCGGCTGTTTTTGCGCTGGCTGACGGCATCACCGAAGAGATGGAAAGCGAGACGGAGACGGCTGTCTCCGCCGCTGCCGACTGA
- a CDS encoding translation initiation factor IF-2 subunit beta has product MGYEEQLDRALEETPDIEGTAARFSVPDPDVRQEGNATVYENFQPTIDRLDREESHVMKFLQNELGTSANIDERGRLRLTGEFRQARVEEAINDYVEGYVICPECGLPDTRLEKENGAEVLRCEACGARSPAGN; this is encoded by the coding sequence ATGGGATACGAAGAGCAACTCGACCGAGCGCTCGAAGAGACGCCGGATATCGAGGGCACTGCCGCCCGCTTTTCGGTGCCCGACCCTGACGTGCGCCAAGAGGGCAACGCGACTGTCTACGAGAACTTCCAGCCGACAATCGACCGCCTCGACCGCGAGGAGTCCCACGTAATGAAGTTCCTGCAAAACGAGCTGGGTACAAGCGCCAACATCGACGAACGCGGCCGGCTCCGGCTGACCGGCGAGTTCCGCCAAGCCCGCGTCGAAGAAGCCATCAACGACTACGTAGAGGGGTACGTCATCTGTCCGGAGTGTGGTCTCCCCGACACGCGGCTTGAAAAAGAAAACGGCGCGGAGGTACTGCGGTGTGAGGCCTGCGGCGCGCGGTCGCCCGCCGGCAACTGA
- the purF gene encoding amidophosphoribosyltransferase: MPDGRHSDEPTEKCGVVGVSLDGRDAARPLYYALYALQHRGQESAGIVTHDGFQQHSHVEMGLVGDAFEEGDLDSLNGPTGIGHVRYPTAGSVNSSCAQPFSVSFKSGSLGLSHNGNLVNADELRQDLAASGHAFTSDGDTEVIAHDLARNLLEEDLIRAVKRTMNRIHGSYSLTITHDDTVLGVRDPQGNRPLCIGELDDGYILASESAAIDVLDGEFVRDVNPGELVVLDDDGGGYDSYQLVDAENSAHCFFEHVYFARPDSRIDSKLVYDVRRELGRKLWEEAGVESDVVVPVPDSGRAFASGYAEAAQEDGTNVEFAEGLMKNRYVGRTFIMPTQDARERAVRLKLNPIKDVIEGKTVTVIDDSIVRGTTSTQLVELLKDVGAESVHMRIGAPAIVAPCYMGIDMASRDELIAAGRDVEEIREEIAADSLSYLSVDAVAEALGESEDDLCLGCVTGEYPYDIEGEPTDRDIARPEVGGDQPEAGVAGSDD; the protein is encoded by the coding sequence ATGCCAGACGGGCGGCACTCGGACGAACCGACCGAAAAATGCGGCGTCGTCGGAGTCTCGCTGGATGGGCGGGACGCCGCGCGACCGCTATACTACGCGCTGTATGCGCTGCAACACCGCGGACAGGAGTCCGCCGGCATCGTTACCCACGACGGCTTCCAGCAGCACAGCCACGTCGAGATGGGCCTCGTTGGGGACGCCTTCGAGGAAGGCGACCTCGATTCGCTGAACGGCCCGACGGGTATCGGCCACGTTCGCTACCCGACGGCCGGCAGCGTCAACTCCTCCTGTGCACAGCCGTTCTCGGTGTCGTTCAAGTCCGGGTCGCTCGGACTGAGCCACAACGGGAACCTCGTCAACGCCGACGAACTGCGGCAGGACCTCGCCGCAAGCGGCCACGCCTTCACAAGCGACGGCGACACCGAGGTCATCGCCCACGACCTCGCGCGGAACCTCCTCGAAGAGGACCTGATTCGTGCGGTAAAGCGGACAATGAACCGGATTCACGGCTCCTACTCGCTGACGATAACCCACGACGACACCGTCCTCGGGGTTCGGGACCCACAGGGCAACCGGCCGCTCTGTATCGGTGAACTCGACGACGGCTACATACTCGCCTCCGAGTCGGCGGCCATCGATGTCCTCGACGGAGAGTTCGTCCGGGATGTCAATCCCGGCGAGCTCGTCGTCCTCGACGACGATGGGGGCGGATACGACAGCTATCAGCTCGTCGATGCCGAAAACAGCGCCCACTGCTTCTTCGAACACGTCTACTTCGCCCGACCCGATTCGCGCATCGACAGCAAGCTCGTCTACGATGTCCGCCGCGAACTCGGCCGGAAGCTCTGGGAGGAGGCTGGCGTCGAAAGCGATGTCGTGGTTCCGGTGCCGGACTCCGGTCGGGCGTTCGCATCGGGGTACGCCGAGGCCGCCCAGGAGGACGGCACGAACGTCGAGTTCGCAGAGGGGCTCATGAAGAACCGCTATGTCGGCCGCACGTTCATTATGCCGACACAGGACGCCCGCGAGCGGGCCGTCCGGCTGAAGCTCAACCCCATCAAGGATGTCATCGAAGGCAAGACGGTCACTGTCATCGACGACTCTATCGTTCGCGGAACGACCTCAACGCAGCTTGTCGAGTTGCTGAAGGACGTGGGTGCCGAATCCGTCCATATGCGCATCGGCGCGCCTGCCATCGTTGCCCCCTGTTACATGGGTATCGACATGGCTTCCCGTGATGAGCTCATCGCCGCCGGCCGGGACGTCGAAGAGATTCGGGAGGAAATCGCGGCTGACTCGCTTTCGTATCTCTCCGTCGACGCAGTCGCCGAGGCGCTCGGCGAGTCGGAAGACGACCTCTGTTTGGGCTGTGTCACCGGGGAATACCCCTACGATATCGAGGGCGAGCCGACCGACCGGGACATTGCGCGCCCCGAAGTCGGCGGCGACCAGCCGGAAGCCGGCGTGGCTGGCAGCGACGACTGA